In Clostridia bacterium, the sequence CCAGGTACTCATCCACCGCCTGTTCCACGGCGTCACTGAGTTCTTCCATGTAACTGCCGAGGCGAAAACGGATAAACCCTTCCAGGTTCAGCAGCCGTTCCGTTTCCAGATAATCAAAGATGAGCTGGAGCACGGCATGCTTGCGCCGCTGTGGATAGGATTCAGCCAGAAAACCGAGGGCCTTTTCCAGTATCAACAAGCGTTCATCCCAGGTAAAGTAATGATAATGGACTTTAATCAGGTTCTGCAGCAGCTGCCTTTCAAATTTAAGGGTGATAAGTTCCGTTAATATCTTGGCAACCGAGTATCGTAACGAAAAAATAGTACCCTCGCCCAAGGGTATCCCTTTTAGATCAGTTGGAACACTGATGCCGAAAAAAGTATATCCACCATGTTTTTGTTCGTTTATTTTCAAGACCACACCTTCAGCCAGCAACAACTTGCTCTCTAATTCAAGCTTATTGCGGATGAAATCGATGTGTTCTGAACTGCCAATCCAAACGAGCTGCGACATCGTTTCACCCCTTTCTTTCCCATAGTATATGTGGCGGGGAATCATCATATACAGTTGCATGTTGCCATTAAAAACCCACTCGGGA encodes:
- the ytxC gene encoding putative sporulation protein YtxC, which encodes MSQLVWIGSSEHIDFIRNKLELESKLLLAEGVVLKINEQKHGGYTFFGISVPTDLKGIPLGEGTIFSLRYSVAKILTELITLKFERQLLQNLIKVHYHYFTWDERLLILEKALGFLAESYPQRRKHAVLQLIFDYLETERLLNLEGFIRFRLGSYMEELSDAVEQAVDEYLAEKEYNDFIRLLRYFVEIQEPRIERVNVLIQPSGLFQLYDSCDNIIKSDYLESFVAELAEHELSYEDLLISTLITLAPRHIILHLPDPGGVMSTVHTIESVFAERVSLCRGCAKCANYRKHNKKP